A genomic window from Natronorubrum aibiense includes:
- a CDS encoding LLM class flavin-dependent oxidoreductase, which yields MVSHGYVLPTRGIVLSADDALEQAARVESEVIALAQQAEALGFDAVWAGDSVLAKPRLEPLTLLSAIAGATDAVTLGTAVYLPPLRHPVHVAHQTATVDLVSGGRLALGVGVGVGPGAEAEHEQLDVPYNRRGAMLDEGLEILTGLWGDDPVTFDGEFFELTEADIGLRPCSPPPIYVASATFDPRDGFPRPIRERIKAHGGGWLPIGMTTEMYAAGLERARDLVDNAGRNPAAFEAAYYQDVVIADTEAAAIEQARDFLERYYPSWGPLSDDDIRKRGAFGPPDVVEDHLERYADAGVEQFVTRFTAADQRGQLRRFADIVD from the coding sequence ATGGTCTCGCACGGATACGTCCTGCCGACCCGCGGAATCGTTCTCTCGGCCGACGACGCACTCGAGCAAGCCGCACGCGTCGAATCGGAAGTCATCGCCCTCGCACAGCAAGCCGAAGCGCTCGGATTCGATGCAGTCTGGGCGGGTGACAGTGTCCTCGCGAAGCCGCGCCTCGAGCCCCTCACGCTCTTGAGTGCGATCGCGGGCGCGACGGACGCCGTGACGCTCGGTACAGCGGTGTATCTGCCACCGCTTCGCCATCCGGTCCACGTCGCCCACCAAACGGCGACGGTCGACCTCGTCAGCGGCGGCCGACTCGCACTCGGCGTGGGCGTGGGTGTCGGCCCGGGTGCCGAAGCCGAACACGAACAGCTCGACGTCCCGTACAACCGACGCGGAGCGATGCTCGACGAGGGTCTCGAGATCCTGACCGGGCTCTGGGGCGATGACCCGGTCACGTTTGACGGCGAGTTCTTCGAGTTGACCGAGGCCGATATCGGTCTTCGCCCCTGTAGCCCGCCACCGATCTACGTCGCCTCCGCGACGTTCGACCCGCGCGATGGCTTCCCGCGACCGATCCGCGAGCGAATCAAAGCTCACGGCGGTGGCTGGCTCCCGATCGGAATGACGACCGAGATGTACGCAGCCGGCCTCGAGCGCGCCCGCGACCTCGTCGACAACGCCGGCCGAAACCCGGCCGCGTTCGAGGCCGCCTACTACCAGGACGTCGTCATCGCGGACACCGAAGCGGCCGCCATCGAACAAGCGCGGGACTTCCTCGAGCGATACTATCCGTCGTGGGGGCCACTGAGCGACGACGATATTCGAAAGCGTGGCGCGTTCGGCCCGCCGGACGTCGTCGAAGACCACCTCGAGCGATACGCGGATGCCGGCGTCGAACAGTTCGTCACGCGATTTACGGCTGCGGATCAGCGCGGCCAACTCCGCCGGTTCGCGGATATCGTCGACTGA
- a CDS encoding ornithine cyclodeaminase family protein produces the protein MTDTLFLTSDEIDGLATPAEYVDAVRNGYRQVGEGAPAYPRQKFFRADPDGMFTSYAALLPETGVVGGYMYTSGFGAGNAWFITPLFDAESGEPLAVLDGASMNPFKTGAAGAVAVDELARDGATTLAVIGSGSQARGQVNTTVTVRDFEEIRVFSPTPENRETFASEFDEQLEADVHAVDASAAALEGADVVITATKSSEPVFDGDDLEPGTHVTAMGQYQEGSREIDTATIEQATYVPDLRERATFDAGAFLAALEEGVVTEDHIHGDLGEVVAGTVPGRTSDDEITVFDSGGTGIETAAAAHMLYERALEDDLGSTIAFAPASEALTGRLP, from the coding sequence ATGACAGACACACTGTTTCTCACCAGCGACGAAATCGACGGTCTTGCCACGCCAGCCGAGTACGTCGACGCCGTCAGGAACGGCTACCGACAGGTCGGCGAGGGTGCGCCAGCCTACCCACGCCAGAAGTTCTTCCGCGCCGATCCCGACGGAATGTTCACGAGCTACGCCGCCTTGCTTCCGGAAACGGGCGTAGTTGGCGGGTACATGTACACCTCCGGCTTCGGGGCGGGCAACGCTTGGTTCATCACGCCGCTGTTCGACGCCGAGAGCGGCGAACCGCTCGCCGTCCTCGACGGCGCGAGCATGAATCCGTTCAAGACCGGAGCCGCCGGAGCCGTCGCCGTCGACGAACTCGCACGCGACGGTGCGACGACGCTCGCCGTCATCGGCAGCGGCTCGCAGGCTCGTGGGCAGGTCAACACGACCGTGACCGTCCGCGACTTCGAGGAGATTCGAGTTTTCTCACCGACCCCCGAAAACCGAGAGACGTTCGCGAGCGAGTTCGACGAGCAACTCGAGGCCGATGTCCACGCCGTCGATGCGAGCGCGGCTGCACTCGAGGGTGCGGACGTCGTTATTACGGCGACGAAGTCGAGCGAGCCAGTTTTCGACGGCGACGACCTCGAACCCGGAACGCACGTGACGGCAATGGGTCAGTATCAGGAGGGGAGCCGCGAGATCGACACGGCGACGATCGAACAGGCAACTTACGTGCCAGACTTGCGGGAGCGTGCGACGTTCGACGCCGGGGCGTTCCTCGCGGCGCTCGAGGAGGGAGTCGTCACGGAAGACCACATCCACGGCGATCTGGGCGAGGTCGTCGCCGGAACCGTCCCCGGACGCACGAGTGACGACGAAATCACGGTGTTCGACAGCGGCGGGACGGGAATCGAGACGGCCGCCGCAGCGCACATGCTCTACGAGCGGGCGCTCGAGGACGACCTCGGCTCGACGATCGCGTTCGCCCCGGCGAGCGAGGCGCTGACGGGTCGGCTCCCGTAA
- a CDS encoding mandelate racemase/muconate lactonizing enzyme family protein, protein MYADFAARLATTMWPDLDRTPERTTETPAITDVSTIVVDGNFPWTIVTIETDVGVTGIGEAYPSPGVHEVITDYLQPVLRDENPLDVERLYHLMRESLSGRGSQQGIGTIAISGVELALWDAAGKILEQPVYQLLGGKMRDEVRMYADCHAGEGMVEAALHEQPTEAYESAAYAQAARAAVDDGFEIIKFDLDVPSGREIDTLARHFDGPEIDHKRALVEAVTEEVGDEAEVAVDLHWNFSVEAAEKLCAALEPYDLAWIEDPLPPENADAMAQLNHSVDQALLTGENRYGRHGFRDLVEQQAVSFVAPDIPKTGGIAETKKIGELADTYYMTLAPHNIGSPVATMAGVHVGATVPNFLALEFHARDVPWWDDLVDADEPLIQDGTITVPDKPGLGIELDWDVVEEHRKT, encoded by the coding sequence ATGTACGCAGATTTTGCAGCCCGGTTGGCCACGACCATGTGGCCCGACCTCGATCGCACGCCCGAACGGACCACGGAGACACCCGCCATCACCGACGTATCGACAATCGTCGTCGACGGCAACTTCCCGTGGACGATCGTCACGATTGAAACCGATGTCGGTGTCACGGGAATCGGCGAAGCTTATCCCTCGCCCGGTGTCCACGAGGTGATCACCGACTACCTTCAGCCGGTCTTGCGCGACGAGAATCCGCTCGACGTCGAGCGCCTCTATCATCTCATGCGTGAGAGTCTCTCCGGTCGCGGCTCACAGCAAGGGATCGGCACCATTGCGATCAGCGGCGTCGAACTCGCGCTGTGGGACGCCGCCGGCAAGATCCTCGAGCAACCGGTCTACCAGCTTCTCGGTGGCAAAATGCGTGACGAGGTACGGATGTATGCCGACTGCCACGCGGGCGAAGGAATGGTCGAAGCGGCGTTACACGAACAGCCGACGGAGGCGTACGAGTCGGCAGCGTACGCACAGGCTGCACGGGCAGCGGTCGACGACGGCTTCGAGATCATCAAATTCGACCTCGACGTCCCCTCCGGACGCGAGATCGACACGCTCGCCCGCCACTTCGACGGGCCGGAGATCGATCACAAGCGGGCGCTCGTCGAGGCCGTCACGGAAGAAGTCGGCGACGAGGCCGAAGTCGCGGTCGACCTCCATTGGAACTTCAGCGTCGAGGCAGCCGAGAAGCTGTGTGCGGCCCTCGAGCCCTACGACCTCGCGTGGATCGAGGACCCGCTGCCGCCGGAGAACGCGGACGCGATGGCCCAGTTGAACCACAGCGTCGATCAGGCGCTGCTCACCGGCGAGAACCGGTACGGGCGACACGGCTTCCGTGACCTCGTCGAACAGCAAGCAGTGTCGTTCGTCGCGCCGGATATCCCGAAAACCGGCGGCATCGCGGAGACGAAAAAGATCGGCGAACTCGCCGACACGTACTACATGACGCTCGCGCCGCACAACATCGGGAGTCCGGTCGCAACGATGGCCGGCGTCCACGTCGGTGCGACAGTGCCGAACTTCCTTGCCCTCGAGTTCCACGCACGAGACGTGCCGTGGTGGGACGACCTCGTCGACGCGGACGAACCGCTGATTCAGGACGGGACGATTACGGTACCGGACAAACCGGGACTGGGGATCGAACTGGACTGGGACGTCGTCGAGGAACACCGCAAAACGTAG